The Niastella koreensis GR20-10 genome includes a window with the following:
- a CDS encoding TonB-dependent receptor — translation MRYNFTLFLLTMCVALHAQTTSLRISLRIPATSLEAALKLVEQESHVPISYEGSRLSGIQVKERVYKNALLGTILKELLAGTPLEYKEIGGNILIVGRQRSGKTLSGFVEDAMSGEKLIGVTITAPQRQAGTTTNNYGFYSITVPGDSLYIQLSYTGYQQLDTVVSLVNNPRINFKLQTTSQELEQITISAARTARIQQSSQMSSINLPVAQVRSMPRLLGEPDLLKTLQLMPGVKQGSEGTSALLVRGGTPDQNLILLDGAPLYNPMHLLGIFSTFNTGVLKDVTLYKGAFPARYGGRLSSVVDISTKDGDLHQLHGDFSIGLLSTQLTLEGPLKKGKTSFVLSGRRTYPDLFATTIAKNSPDGPEKLSLFFYDINAKLHHQFSDKDKLYFSFYMGRDKLRLLEQYSVPVDPPVDNYNISDLHLQWGNITSTLRWNHIFSPKLFANTMLIGSSYKLNNAFYSEDKYNTTINTNSLKLNSGIRDYGVKTDLDYRPAPAHTIKMGASHVYHTFTPGAVRMQQTSDHTVTLDSTNNNRNINASETDLYAEDDWELTHRLKLNGGLHWSAFNVQGQFYHSLQPRLGLRLLLPGDWALKLSYTRMTQYIHLLAYNSITLPTDLWVPATKKIAPQQAEQYAVGLARNLFHNRFEFSIEGYYKKMNHVIEYKEGADYLTSSQGDTWQEQVAAGTGESYGVEVLMQKKTGRLTGWLGYTWATANRTIDGVNFGRPFPYKYDRRHDLHLVAVYKVKKNIELAASWTYQSAMPFTIPVARYERIEKPVTGNEPLYPSADPNIDYINSRNNIRVEPYHRLDVGISFIKEKKNGNIRTWNISILNAYNRLNPLFYSDPKYSPNSATVSLSGTAVTPILPGFSYSLKF, via the coding sequence ATGCGTTATAACTTTACCCTTTTTTTATTAACGATGTGTGTTGCATTACACGCACAAACAACCAGCCTCCGGATCAGCCTCCGCATTCCGGCTACCTCCCTGGAGGCCGCGCTAAAGCTGGTGGAACAGGAAAGCCACGTGCCTATCTCCTACGAAGGCTCACGGCTAAGCGGCATCCAGGTAAAAGAACGCGTGTACAAAAACGCTTTGCTGGGAACTATTCTGAAAGAATTACTGGCAGGCACACCACTTGAATATAAAGAGATAGGCGGCAATATTCTTATTGTAGGGCGCCAGCGTTCCGGCAAAACGCTCAGTGGTTTTGTGGAAGATGCCATGAGCGGCGAAAAGCTGATCGGCGTTACAATAACGGCCCCACAACGCCAGGCAGGCACCACTACCAACAACTATGGTTTTTACAGCATCACCGTTCCCGGCGATTCGTTGTACATACAACTATCATATACCGGCTACCAGCAGTTAGATACAGTAGTGAGTTTAGTAAACAATCCCCGCATCAATTTCAAACTGCAAACCACCAGCCAGGAACTGGAACAGATCACCATCAGTGCGGCCCGCACGGCCCGCATTCAGCAATCATCGCAAATGAGCAGCATTAATTTACCGGTAGCACAGGTGCGTTCCATGCCACGCTTATTGGGAGAACCCGATCTGCTAAAGACCCTGCAATTAATGCCCGGCGTAAAACAGGGTTCTGAAGGAACCAGTGCTTTATTGGTGCGTGGTGGAACACCCGACCAGAACCTGATCCTGCTGGATGGCGCGCCTCTTTATAATCCCATGCACCTGCTGGGTATTTTTTCAACGTTCAATACGGGTGTGTTGAAAGATGTAACGCTCTATAAAGGCGCTTTTCCTGCGCGTTATGGCGGCAGGCTTTCTTCGGTGGTAGATATTTCAACAAAGGATGGCGACCTGCATCAACTGCATGGCGATTTTTCCATCGGACTGCTTTCCACCCAACTCACCCTGGAAGGCCCGTTGAAAAAAGGCAAAACTTCTTTCGTGCTCTCCGGCCGCCGCACCTATCCCGATCTGTTTGCCACCACTATTGCTAAAAATTCACCGGACGGACCAGAGAAATTAAGCCTTTTCTTTTACGACATAAATGCCAAATTGCATCACCAGTTCTCTGATAAAGACAAATTATATTTCAGCTTCTATATGGGCCGGGATAAACTCAGGCTCTTGGAACAATATTCCGTGCCGGTAGATCCACCGGTTGATAATTACAATATTTCAGACCTGCATTTGCAATGGGGCAATATTACCAGTACCCTGCGCTGGAATCATATTTTTTCGCCCAAACTGTTTGCCAATACCATGCTCATTGGCAGCAGCTACAAACTCAATAACGCCTTTTATTCGGAAGACAAATACAATACAACCATCAACACCAACTCGCTAAAGCTGAATTCCGGCATCCGCGATTATGGCGTAAAGACAGATCTTGATTATCGCCCCGCTCCTGCGCATACGATAAAAATGGGCGCTTCGCACGTGTACCATACATTTACACCAGGCGCCGTTCGCATGCAGCAAACCAGCGATCACACCGTAACGCTCGACTCCACCAACAATAACCGTAACATCAACGCTTCGGAAACCGATTTGTATGCAGAAGACGACTGGGAACTCACGCACCGGCTGAAACTGAATGGTGGTTTGCACTGGAGCGCATTCAATGTGCAGGGACAATTCTACCATTCGCTGCAACCACGCCTTGGCCTGCGTTTGCTGTTGCCCGGCGATTGGGCATTGAAGCTCTCTTATACCCGCATGACCCAATACATTCACCTGCTTGCATACAATTCCATTACCCTGCCAACAGACCTATGGGTGCCGGCTACAAAAAAGATAGCCCCGCAACAGGCGGAACAATACGCGGTTGGCCTTGCCCGCAACCTGTTTCATAACCGGTTTGAATTTTCTATCGAGGGGTATTATAAAAAAATGAACCACGTAATAGAATATAAAGAAGGAGCCGATTATCTTACCAGCAGCCAGGGCGATACCTGGCAGGAACAGGTAGCGGCCGGCACCGGAGAATCTTATGGTGTGGAAGTATTGATGCAAAAGAAAACAGGCCGGCTTACCGGTTGGCTGGGTTACACCTGGGCCACTGCCAACCGTACTATTGATGGCGTGAATTTTGGCCGTCCCTTTCCTTATAAATATGACCGCCGCCACGACCTGCACCTGGTAGCCGTATATAAAGTTAAAAAGAACATCGAGCTTGCTGCAAGCTGGACGTACCAATCGGCCATGCCGTTCACTATTCCGGTAGCGCGGTACGAACGAATAGAAAAACCGGTAACGGGCAATGAACCGCTTTATCCTTCCGCCGACCCTAATATCGACTACATCAATAGCCGCAATAACATCCGGGTCGAACCTTATCACCGTTTGGATGTAGGGATCAGTTTTATAAAAGAAAAAAAGAACGGCAACATCCGCACCTGGAACATCAGTATCCTGAATGCCTATAACCGGCTGAACCCGCTCTTTTATTCCGATCCCAAATATTCGCCAAACAGTGCCACCGTGTCGCTCTCGGGAACAGCAGTAACCCCCATTTTGCCAGGTTTTTCATACAGCTTAAAATTCTAA
- a CDS encoding FecR family protein, protein MNKPEQSIITSLLEKHALGICTPEEMVLLEQWYAAFPEQGKVWNSAEEKAAMKDSLKADIFNAIAPAKVTAFTEVPAKPSRSRWWQAAAAVLILMGSYLVYNKYTNKKEPETIVVSAAAGKGILQYELPDHSFIWLEPGTTVRYRKHFVNETREIELADGMAFFSVTKDRQHPFLVKTRPGVQTSVLGTEFTVKAYAQSANVQVMVKSGIVQVADGTRILDTLKASQQLSYQLKEHTCTRMEGLQEDWRSGDIALLQAPFTEVARILEKRYGLQVVYNAKEAEAYSFTLHLGKQATASDMLEMLKDISGLQYELNNNKVTIHK, encoded by the coding sequence ATGAACAAGCCGGAACAGTCAATCATCACCTCGTTGCTCGAAAAGCATGCCCTCGGCATTTGTACGCCGGAAGAAATGGTGTTGCTGGAGCAATGGTATGCGGCCTTTCCTGAGCAGGGCAAGGTGTGGAACAGTGCCGAAGAAAAAGCAGCGATGAAAGACTCGTTGAAAGCTGACATCTTCAATGCCATAGCACCCGCAAAAGTGACGGCTTTTACCGAAGTGCCTGCGAAACCATCGCGCAGCAGGTGGTGGCAAGCCGCCGCAGCAGTGTTGATATTGATGGGTTCTTATTTAGTATATAATAAATACACTAATAAAAAGGAACCGGAAACTATTGTAGTGTCGGCCGCTGCAGGCAAAGGCATTCTGCAATATGAACTGCCCGACCACTCTTTTATCTGGCTGGAACCGGGCACTACGGTTCGTTACCGGAAACATTTTGTTAATGAAACCCGGGAAATAGAACTGGCAGACGGGATGGCTTTTTTTTCTGTAACCAAAGATCGGCAGCACCCCTTCCTGGTAAAAACACGCCCCGGGGTACAGACCAGCGTGCTGGGCACCGAGTTTACCGTAAAAGCCTACGCGCAATCGGCAAACGTGCAGGTAATGGTGAAGTCCGGCATTGTACAGGTAGCTGATGGCACCCGCATCCTGGATACGCTCAAAGCCAGTCAACAGCTCAGCTACCAGCTAAAGGAACATACATGCACCCGTATGGAGGGGCTCCAGGAAGACTGGCGCTCAGGTGACATTGCTTTACTACAGGCGCCATTTACCGAGGTGGCCCGCATCCTGGAAAAGCGTTACGGGTTACAGGTAGTATACAATGCGAAGGAAGCGGAAGCATATAGCTTCACCCTTCACCTGGGCAAACAAGCCACCGCTTCCGACATGCTGGAAATGCTGAAAGACATAAGCGGGCTGCAATACGAGCTCAACAATAACAAGGTGACCATTCATAAATAA
- a CDS encoding RNA polymerase sigma factor encodes MPPPDLQHIPDSELWQMIIDGHVAAYSELYERYWELLFETAYWHLPDKAAAKDIVQEVFVYCWQKREQIRINESVAAYFRAAVRFKVLNYLKSEDAREKYQQLAGRELPALTYNTNDHMAMADLQASYRRELDRLPDKMRAVFIDSRDHGLSIEEIALKHAISPQTVKNQLSAALKKLREGLGNFFME; translated from the coding sequence ATGCCGCCACCCGATCTGCAACATATACCCGACAGCGAACTTTGGCAGATGATCATCGATGGCCATGTAGCTGCCTATTCCGAGTTATATGAACGGTACTGGGAATTACTTTTTGAAACCGCTTACTGGCATTTACCCGATAAGGCTGCCGCCAAAGATATAGTACAGGAAGTGTTCGTGTATTGCTGGCAGAAAAGGGAACAGATCCGGATCAACGAATCTGTTGCCGCCTACTTTCGCGCTGCGGTACGCTTCAAAGTACTCAACTACCTGAAATCGGAAGACGCCCGCGAAAAATACCAGCAACTGGCAGGCCGTGAGTTGCCGGCCCTTACATATAACACAAACGATCATATGGCCATGGCCGATCTGCAGGCCAGCTATCGCCGCGAACTGGATCGCCTGCCTGATAAAATGCGCGCCGTTTTTATCGATAGCCGCGATCACGGTTTATCCATAGAAGAGATTGCACTGAAGCACGCCATTTCTCCCCAAACAGTTAAAAACCAGTTGTCGGCCGCCCTCAAAAAACTCCGCGAAGGGCTGGGTAATTTTTTTATGGAATAA
- a CDS encoding ADP-ribosylglycohydrolase family protein, whose product MDNQTINRLDLAKISLLGLSVGDALGETYFGPEETITARLKSGELQEGQWFFTDDTVMGIGVYNILSKFGAIDQDELAKEFAGNYVLDNYRGYGGTAQRILRDIAGGTYWMEASSGVFEGMGSVGNGAAMRSGPIGAYFYDNVEELITQAKLAAEITHAHVEGIAGGIAVALAASVSARCRLNKEYLAANTFYDFIIEHMPASEVKAKIQKAKSLPADYDIRTIVSILGNGTQLTAPDTVPFALWCAAHNTGSYPDAIRTGISGLGDRDTAAIIGSIVVLSAGSDSIPEQWIEQAERFDTSPFFNKV is encoded by the coding sequence ATGGATAATCAAACGATTAATAGATTGGATCTGGCAAAAATATCACTGCTGGGATTATCAGTAGGCGATGCGTTGGGCGAAACATACTTTGGACCTGAAGAAACGATTACAGCCCGGTTAAAGAGCGGGGAATTGCAGGAAGGTCAATGGTTTTTTACCGACGATACAGTAATGGGTATTGGGGTGTATAATATATTATCAAAGTTTGGCGCCATCGATCAAGATGAGCTGGCCAAAGAGTTTGCCGGTAATTATGTCCTGGATAACTATCGCGGTTATGGGGGAACGGCACAACGGATCTTACGAGATATTGCCGGAGGGACCTATTGGATGGAAGCAAGCAGCGGGGTTTTTGAAGGCATGGGATCGGTAGGTAATGGTGCGGCTATGCGTTCCGGACCAATCGGGGCTTATTTTTATGATAACGTAGAAGAATTAATTACGCAGGCAAAACTGGCGGCGGAAATTACCCATGCGCATGTGGAGGGAATCGCCGGTGGCATTGCGGTAGCGTTGGCTGCCAGTGTTAGTGCCCGGTGTAGATTGAATAAAGAATATTTAGCTGCCAATACTTTCTACGATTTTATTATTGAACATATGCCTGCGAGTGAGGTGAAGGCTAAAATTCAAAAAGCCAAATCGCTTCCTGCTGATTATGATATCAGAACGATCGTATCTATATTGGGCAATGGCACCCAATTAACTGCACCCGATACGGTGCCTTTTGCTTTATGGTGTGCTGCCCATAATACTGGTTCCTATCCTGATGCCATTCGCACCGGCATCAGCGGCCTGGGCGACCGGGATACCGCTGCCATCATCGGAAGCATTGTTGTGTTATCTGCTGGTTCTGATAGTATTCCTGAGCAATGGATTGAGCAGGCAGAGCGATTTGATACTTCACCCTTTTTTAATAAAGTGTAA
- a CDS encoding SDR family NAD(P)-dependent oxidoreductase, with protein MDLQLHNKTAFISGSTAGIGLAIAEALLKENATVIINGRKQSQVEEVVKTLQQFYPNGKVSGLAADFGKKEEVDALIKQLPPIDILINNVGTFEPKPFAEIPDEDWYQLFEVNVMSGVRLSRHVFPKLLKQNWGRIIFISSESAVFIPDEMIHYGMTKTAQLAIARGLAELTKGTHVTVNSVLPGPTKSRGVGDFVNSLATQENVSFDEMQTRFFHDFRPTSLLQRFATPEEVANMVAYVSSPLSSATNGAALRVEGGLIKSIL; from the coding sequence ATGGACCTTCAGCTACATAACAAAACAGCCTTTATAAGCGGCTCTACAGCCGGTATTGGACTCGCTATTGCCGAAGCACTGTTAAAAGAAAATGCCACCGTTATCATAAACGGACGTAAACAAAGCCAGGTGGAAGAAGTGGTAAAAACACTTCAACAGTTTTATCCAAATGGCAAAGTTTCCGGACTGGCCGCCGACTTTGGTAAAAAAGAAGAAGTAGATGCCCTGATAAAACAGTTACCCCCTATTGACATTCTGATCAACAACGTGGGCACCTTTGAGCCCAAACCTTTTGCCGAGATCCCCGACGAAGACTGGTACCAGCTTTTTGAAGTGAACGTAATGAGCGGCGTACGATTGTCACGCCATGTATTTCCGAAATTACTAAAACAGAACTGGGGCCGCATTATTTTTATTTCCAGCGAATCAGCCGTTTTCATCCCCGATGAAATGATCCACTATGGCATGACGAAAACCGCTCAGCTAGCCATTGCCCGCGGACTGGCCGAGTTGACAAAAGGCACACATGTAACGGTAAACAGTGTATTACCCGGACCAACCAAATCGAGAGGTGTGGGTGATTTTGTAAACAGCCTGGCAACGCAGGAGAACGTAAGTTTCGACGAAATGCAAACCAGGTTCTTCCATGACTTCAGGCCCACCTCTCTGTTGCAACGGTTTGCAACACCGGAGGAAGTAGCTAACATGGTGGCCTATGTATCCAGCCCGTTGTCTTCCGCTACCAATGGTGCGGCGCTTCGGGTAGAAGGAGGTTTGATAAAATCTATTTTATAA
- a CDS encoding DUF5713 family protein, giving the protein MKKQSELKNEVVATYAFLEDMYDDVYFPNHLVDQCKDILVELCFEIERTHPKDLDALYVLTHAATDKFNNLQDAFYEADSEIETGARECIALNFAFIAASYGFEDADMEELIGTRDW; this is encoded by the coding sequence ATGAAAAAACAATCGGAGCTCAAAAATGAGGTTGTCGCCACGTATGCTTTTTTAGAAGATATGTACGACGATGTTTATTTCCCTAATCACCTCGTTGACCAGTGCAAGGATATTTTAGTTGAATTGTGTTTTGAAATAGAACGCACCCACCCCAAAGATCTGGATGCCCTGTATGTGTTGACCCACGCAGCTACCGACAAATTCAATAACCTGCAGGATGCTTTTTATGAAGCCGACAGCGAGATCGAAACAGGCGCCCGGGAGTGCATAGCGCTAAACTTTGCATTTATTGCTGCTTCCTACGGCTTTGAAGATGCCGACATGGAGGAGCTGATAGGAACCAGGGATTGGTAA
- a CDS encoding GH36-type glycosyl hydrolase domain-containing protein: MNFQTIALSFSLLTGSAVYSQQQANLFKMADSVQVMAEQLIKKGFNAGDGYGEVWIRDFNTFMDVACKVNDKARIRKSLLTFIQFQQPDGAILDGYIPKPKSTNIPYNYYYTPLAPEYAGHKNTVETDQETSLVQAIARYIRNTGDQSILTDTINSVSIQQHLEQALQFLMAKRYNATYGLLWGATTADWGDVQPEHDWGVEMNADTHQAIDIYDNAMFVIALNDYLGMASLSPTQRRYWTKTREDFKKNIRKHLWDAAHQKYRPHIYLGSSPFPPSFNESEVYYHGGTTVAIEAGLLSKSEVEQAYRNMQENVKQAHAATIGLTLYPVYPAGSFKNTGMGPYSYQNGGDWTWFGGRMITQLLRYNLQNEAREALTPMLERVLANKGFYEWYTPANEPKGSSGFKGEAGVLWTAIQLLKEKSKPENKNQARPL; this comes from the coding sequence ATGAATTTTCAAACGATTGCCCTTTCTTTTAGCCTCCTGACTGGTAGCGCGGTTTATAGTCAACAACAGGCAAACCTCTTTAAAATGGCCGATTCCGTACAGGTGATGGCCGAACAATTGATCAAAAAAGGTTTTAACGCCGGCGATGGCTATGGCGAGGTTTGGATCAGGGACTTTAACACCTTTATGGATGTGGCCTGCAAAGTGAACGATAAGGCCCGCATCCGGAAAAGCCTGCTCACCTTTATCCAGTTTCAACAGCCGGATGGCGCTATCCTGGATGGCTATATTCCAAAACCTAAAAGCACCAACATTCCTTACAATTATTACTATACCCCGCTGGCCCCGGAATACGCCGGTCATAAGAATACCGTGGAAACCGACCAGGAAACTTCGCTGGTGCAGGCAATTGCCAGGTACATTCGCAATACCGGCGATCAGTCTATTCTTACAGACACGATAAACTCCGTTTCCATTCAACAGCACCTGGAGCAGGCGCTGCAATTCTTAATGGCCAAACGGTACAATGCCACCTATGGATTGCTCTGGGGCGCCACCACAGCCGACTGGGGCGATGTACAACCCGAACATGACTGGGGTGTTGAAATGAATGCCGACACGCATCAGGCGATTGACATTTACGACAACGCCATGTTTGTGATCGCGCTGAACGATTACCTCGGCATGGCCAGTTTGTCCCCAACGCAACGGCGGTACTGGACAAAAACCAGAGAGGATTTTAAAAAGAATATCCGAAAACATTTGTGGGATGCTGCTCATCAAAAATACCGGCCACATATATACCTGGGCAGTTCGCCCTTTCCGCCATCGTTCAACGAATCGGAAGTGTATTATCACGGCGGCACTACCGTTGCCATCGAAGCCGGGTTATTAAGTAAAAGCGAAGTGGAACAGGCCTACCGCAATATGCAGGAAAACGTAAAACAGGCGCATGCCGCCACCATTGGGCTTACGCTTTACCCGGTTTACCCGGCCGGCTCCTTTAAAAATACCGGCATGGGCCCCTACTCCTACCAAAACGGAGGCGACTGGACCTGGTTTGGCGGCAGAATGATAACCCAATTACTCCGGTATAACTTACAGAACGAAGCCAGGGAGGCACTTACGCCCATGCTGGAGCGCGTTTTAGCCAATAAAGGGTTTTACGAATGGTACACACCCGCCAATGAGCCCAAAGGTTCCTCCGGTTTTAAAGGCGAAGCAGGGGTTTTATGGACCGCCATCCAATTACTGAAAGAAAAGTCAAAACCGGAAAATAAAAATCAGGCCCGTCCGTTATAA
- a CDS encoding ankyrin repeat domain-containing protein, translating to MTATNPFPIKKYEETKQEMIVARRAIEKEKAQWLTKRNALKQERATELDKQFKRAFERLDSYAARMNLTESQELLKTIRQLVEQGASASLLDDSELGPFNLADLIKGIPDLTDSPALELTKEIVRLTIIAGANLNTQKAYIGNGGAISLEWIVLYLAAGVETGIWLKNQEQYDTCYTLFSWIIDSFPRIPEEYSFHPFSIYLNCLIYLTAHAEIQEKLILAMISYGFSPIYRDDYYQNVSFFSRLATIQINWLFLLFPYEEEATKQYINALRPNITKEVATKLINAFTSNNKTRKHFKTFFSRRAHWLLRHIVESAPEVIFDLVKRNELDMLTPFLKNFKPALQALRNEKGNTLLHQAVLSRGLVENTIQLLRNSGLSLQIMNKDGLTPLSLAMKNNKTALVKLLQ from the coding sequence ATGACAGCAACCAACCCTTTCCCTATAAAAAAATACGAAGAAACAAAACAGGAAATGATAGTCGCCCGCAGGGCCATTGAAAAAGAAAAAGCCCAATGGTTAACTAAGCGGAATGCATTGAAGCAGGAACGGGCAACAGAACTGGATAAACAATTTAAAAGAGCCTTTGAACGGCTGGACAGTTATGCTGCAAGAATGAACTTAACTGAATCGCAGGAATTACTGAAAACGATCCGGCAGCTCGTTGAACAGGGCGCTTCTGCCAGTTTGTTGGACGACTCTGAATTAGGCCCCTTCAACCTGGCCGATCTGATAAAAGGAATACCCGACTTAACCGACAGCCCTGCCCTTGAGCTGACAAAAGAAATTGTTCGGTTAACCATTATTGCCGGCGCCAACCTGAATACGCAAAAAGCGTATATAGGCAATGGTGGCGCCATTAGCCTGGAGTGGATCGTCCTGTACCTGGCCGCTGGTGTTGAAACCGGTATCTGGCTTAAAAACCAGGAGCAATACGACACCTGTTATACCCTCTTCAGCTGGATCATCGATAGCTTTCCCCGGATACCGGAAGAATATTCCTTCCATCCATTCAGTATTTACCTCAATTGTTTAATTTATTTAACCGCACATGCTGAAATACAGGAAAAGCTCATCCTCGCTATGATCTCTTATGGGTTTTCACCAATCTACAGGGACGATTACTATCAAAATGTATCATTTTTCAGCCGCCTGGCCACAATACAGATTAACTGGTTATTCCTGCTGTTTCCTTATGAAGAAGAAGCGACAAAACAGTATATAAACGCCCTGCGGCCGAATATAACAAAAGAAGTTGCCACTAAACTCATCAATGCTTTTACCAGCAACAATAAAACCCGCAAGCATTTTAAAACATTCTTTTCCCGGCGCGCGCACTGGCTCCTGCGTCACATCGTTGAATCGGCCCCGGAGGTTATTTTCGACCTGGTAAAAAGAAACGAGCTGGATATGCTGACGCCCTTCCTGAAAAATTTCAAACCCGCCTTACAGGCCCTTAGAAACGAAAAGGGAAACACCCTGTTACACCAGGCTGTGTTGAGCCGGGGTTTGGTTGAAAACACCATTCAATTACTGCGAAACAGCGGTCTTTCTTTACAAATAATGAACAAAGATGGCCTGACGCCTTTGTCGCTGGCGATGAAAAACAACAAAACAGCATTGGTGAAACTGCTGCAATAA
- the yiaA gene encoding inner membrane protein YiaA has product MNQKPSNAFIGASWIALGAGMLGFLIGLWRAEMQLNEKGYYFTVLMFGLFAVVSVQKSVRDRLEGIPVTDIYYGLSWFCTILAIVLLSIGLWNATILPSEKGYYGFSFLLALFGAIAVQKNTRDAKSTDKKQ; this is encoded by the coding sequence ATGAATCAAAAACCCTCAAACGCCTTTATTGGGGCGTCGTGGATTGCCCTTGGCGCCGGTATGCTTGGCTTTTTAATAGGCTTGTGGCGCGCTGAAATGCAACTGAATGAAAAGGGATATTATTTTACGGTTTTAATGTTCGGTCTTTTTGCAGTTGTTTCTGTTCAAAAAAGCGTTCGTGACAGACTGGAGGGTATTCCCGTTACTGACATCTATTATGGCTTAAGCTGGTTCTGCACCATTCTGGCCATTGTATTATTATCGATTGGTTTATGGAATGCCACCATCCTTCCCAGCGAAAAAGGGTATTATGGTTTCTCATTTTTACTGGCTTTGTTTGGCGCTATTGCCGTGCAAAAGAATACGCGGGATGCGAAATCAACAGACAAAAAGCAATAG
- a CDS encoding sensor histidine kinase, producing MNLSDGSSPNALPTGGTESVYYAIIDQDGRILSMNAAMNKEFGPGTPKQLDQFQSLLSETDREIFDTLLVNNDPTLQTLPINLYTYSGPNRTLTFKWSFFHLVSGKDENGYILCAGHMSEKALQAESVNAISGMLFKMLEHERLVIGQELHDNVNQLLCSAKLHLDLVQVYKADNQKAKELTIELLKEAIEEIKKLSRGMVLQKLQKDTLLESVKAFIEDIKKIHKINILFGIHHFNEDLISDYKKVNIYRILQEQFRNIIEHSRARTVVMTLETDDRHVELIIDDDGIGFEPDHQVDGIGLINIRERTRNLHGQCEIITSPGKGCRLHISIPI from the coding sequence ATGAACCTGAGTGACGGATCGTCACCGAATGCGCTGCCCACCGGCGGCACGGAATCGGTGTACTATGCAATCATTGATCAAGACGGCCGGATCCTTTCTATGAATGCGGCCATGAACAAAGAGTTTGGACCTGGAACCCCTAAGCAACTGGATCAATTTCAATCCCTGCTTTCAGAAACCGACCGGGAAATTTTCGATACCCTACTGGTAAACAACGACCCAACTTTACAAACCTTACCCATTAATCTGTACACCTATTCCGGCCCTAACCGTACACTTACTTTTAAATGGTCATTTTTCCACCTGGTTTCCGGGAAAGATGAAAATGGCTATATACTTTGCGCGGGTCACATGAGCGAAAAGGCGTTGCAAGCTGAGAGCGTGAACGCCATCTCTGGTATGTTATTTAAGATGCTGGAGCATGAGCGGTTGGTAATTGGACAAGAGCTACATGATAACGTGAACCAACTGCTATGTTCTGCCAAACTACACCTGGACCTTGTTCAGGTGTATAAGGCAGACAATCAAAAAGCAAAGGAACTGACCATTGAATTATTGAAAGAAGCAATAGAAGAGATCAAGAAGCTGTCGCGTGGAATGGTGTTACAAAAACTGCAAAAAGATACCCTATTGGAAAGTGTAAAAGCTTTCATTGAAGACATCAAAAAAATCCACAAAATAAATATCCTGTTCGGAATCCATCACTTTAATGAAGACCTGATCTCCGATTACAAGAAGGTCAATATTTACCGTATCCTCCAGGAACAATTCAGAAACATAATAGAGCACAGCAGAGCAAGAACGGTGGTTATGACCCTCGAAACCGATGACCGGCATGTAGAGTTGATAATTGACGACGATGGCATTGGTTTCGAGCCTGACCACCAGGTGGATGGCATTGGGTTAATCAACATCAGAGAGCGCACCCGCAACCTGCATGGTCAATGTGAGATCATTACCTCGCCAGGTAAAGGCTGCAGATTACACATCAGCATTCCTATATGA
- a CDS encoding response regulator: MSNSLCILIIDDSALFIHRVQQLLLERYNEVSIAVAGCYEDGITMFARKTPHVVFLDINLPDRSGIDLLVKIRGSNKHVKIAMLTNNDPGEYFETCMRLGADYYVEKSMGYDSITGITDEALESLVKTK, translated from the coding sequence ATGAGCAATTCTCTCTGTATCCTCATAATAGATGATTCTGCCTTATTCATTCATCGTGTTCAACAACTGCTTTTAGAACGCTACAATGAGGTCTCCATAGCGGTAGCCGGCTGCTATGAAGATGGCATAACGATGTTCGCCCGAAAAACGCCACACGTTGTATTCCTTGATATTAACCTGCCAGACAGGAGTGGGATTGATTTGCTGGTAAAGATCAGGGGCAGCAACAAGCATGTAAAGATCGCCATGCTTACTAATAACGACCCTGGGGAATATTTCGAAACATGCATGCGCCTTGGAGCTGATTATTATGTAGAGAAGTCTATGGGGTACGACTCCATTACAGGCATAACAGATGAGGCCCTTGAAAGCCTTGTAAAAACAAAGTAA